In Mercurialis annua linkage group LG5, ddMerAnnu1.2, whole genome shotgun sequence, a single genomic region encodes these proteins:
- the LOC126680896 gene encoding uncharacterized protein LOC126680896 isoform X1: MDQSWRMRMGMPTLPRRRSMEDSVPDPTRRSVEALYPDEFDDVFGGPPRTVLSRKFSGEFTRSSSDSFYEQIFRPLEFVSNGIEKSTCGVGRSLPAFRIPAKNEGFYSDVFGWEDGRKSRERSRPNSKAKSKSNSSSVLSSEELSPHRRPVSGDDPALSSFASKLSSCRPINVPCRWNSTTGRPKEHNRKQKTPSFPSNAPSYPEDSYYMENEYSDNFRSSYVKVSRQVSSPETISIEPNSFRSMRVPADDIEFNSPASPASSLCQEPEASVSVRCSTMQQEVMEEDEDEDEVMSSYVIEINSDYREVSSEAISIDEAIAWAKEKFQSHSFERQDKKDDSAELQVDSHGSTQSPKEEELKNWRSEEESEQSEKYKLQTEMDLLDEDIRLWSAGKETNIRSLLSTLHHILWDNSGWYAVPLTSIIESSNVKKAYQKARLCLHPDKLQQRGATVPQKFVAEKAFSILQDAWAAFISQDVFFN; encoded by the exons ATGGACCAGTCATGGAGAATGCGCATGGGAATGCCGACGCTTCCACGGCGTCGTTCCATGGAAGACTCAGTTCCCGATCCCACGCGCCGCTCCGTCGAAGCTCTATACCCGGACGAGTTCGACGACGTCTTTGGCGGACCACCACGGACAGTTCTCTCACGCAAATTCTCCGGCGAGTTTACTAGATCATCATCGGATTCTTTCTACGAACAGATTTTCCGTCCGCTGGAGTTTGTTTCCAACGGAATTGAGAAGAGTACGTGTGGAGTTGGCCGGAGCTTGCCGGCTTTTAGGATTCCGGCCAAAAACGAAGGGTTTTATAGTGATGTTTTTGGTTGGGAAGATGGACGGAAGTCTAGAGAGAGATCGAGACCGAATTCTAAAGCTAAATCGAAGTCTAATTCTTCGTCTGTTCTTAGTTCCGAGGAGCTTAGCCCTCACCGGCGTCCTGTTTCCGGCGATGATCCGGCATTGTCTTCTTTTGCTTCCAAGCTCAG ttcTTGCAGGCCAATCAATGTGCCATGTAGATGGAACTCAACCACAGGGAGACCTAAAGAACACaacagaaaacaaaaaacaccATCTTTTCCAAGCAATGCACCTTCCTACCCTGAAGATAGTTATTACATGGAAAACGAATACAGTGACAATTTCAGAAGCTCCTATGTTAAAGTTTCGCGACAAGTTTCATCCCCGGAAACAATTAGTATCGAACCAAATTCGTTTCGAAGCATGAGAGTACCTGCGGATGATATAGAGTTCAATTCCCCTGCATCTCCTGCCTCTTCACTTTGTCAAGAACCCGAGGCAAGTGTCAGTGTCCGATGTAGTACAATGCAACAAGAAGTAATGGAAGaggatgaagatgaagatgaagttATGAGTTCTTATGTTATTGAGATCAATTCTGATTATAGAGAAGTTTCCAGTGAAGCAATTTCGATCGACGAAGCGATTGCTTGGGCAAAGGAGAAGTTCCAATCACATAGTTTTGAGAGACAGGACAAGAAAGATGATTCTGCTGAGTTACAAGTGGACTCACACGGAAGCACACAATCTCCAAAG GAAGAGGAACTTAAGAATTGGAGAAGTGAAGAAGAATCAGAACAATCAGAAAAATAT AAATTACAAACCGAGATGGATTTATTGGATGAAGATATCCGGCTGTGGTCAGCCGGAAAAGAAACCAACATCCGCTCGCTGCTTTCGACCTTGCATCAT ATATTATGGGACAACAGCGGTTGGTATGCAGTGCCTCTGACAAGCATTATTGAAAGTTCAAATGTAAAGAAGGCATATCAGAAAGCAAGATTATGTCTCCATCCAGACAAATTGCAACAAAGAGGAGCTACAGTCCCTCAAAAGTTTGTTGCAGAAAAGGCCTTTTCCATTCTTCAG GATGCTTGGGCTGCATTCATCTCTCAAGATGTTTTCTTCAACTAG
- the LOC126680896 gene encoding uncharacterized protein LOC126680896 isoform X2: MDQSWRMRMGMPTLPRRRSMEDSVPDPTRRSVEALYPDEFDDVFGGPPRTVLSRKFSGEFTRSSSDSFYEQIFRPLEFVSNGIEKSTCGVGRSLPAFRIPAKNEGFYSDVFGWEDGRKSRERSRPNSKAKSKSNSSSVLSSEELSPHRRPVSGDDPALSSFASKLRPINVPCRWNSTTGRPKEHNRKQKTPSFPSNAPSYPEDSYYMENEYSDNFRSSYVKVSRQVSSPETISIEPNSFRSMRVPADDIEFNSPASPASSLCQEPEASVSVRCSTMQQEVMEEDEDEDEVMSSYVIEINSDYREVSSEAISIDEAIAWAKEKFQSHSFERQDKKDDSAELQVDSHGSTQSPKEEELKNWRSEEESEQSEKYKLQTEMDLLDEDIRLWSAGKETNIRSLLSTLHHILWDNSGWYAVPLTSIIESSNVKKAYQKARLCLHPDKLQQRGATVPQKFVAEKAFSILQDAWAAFISQDVFFN, translated from the exons ATGGACCAGTCATGGAGAATGCGCATGGGAATGCCGACGCTTCCACGGCGTCGTTCCATGGAAGACTCAGTTCCCGATCCCACGCGCCGCTCCGTCGAAGCTCTATACCCGGACGAGTTCGACGACGTCTTTGGCGGACCACCACGGACAGTTCTCTCACGCAAATTCTCCGGCGAGTTTACTAGATCATCATCGGATTCTTTCTACGAACAGATTTTCCGTCCGCTGGAGTTTGTTTCCAACGGAATTGAGAAGAGTACGTGTGGAGTTGGCCGGAGCTTGCCGGCTTTTAGGATTCCGGCCAAAAACGAAGGGTTTTATAGTGATGTTTTTGGTTGGGAAGATGGACGGAAGTCTAGAGAGAGATCGAGACCGAATTCTAAAGCTAAATCGAAGTCTAATTCTTCGTCTGTTCTTAGTTCCGAGGAGCTTAGCCCTCACCGGCGTCCTGTTTCCGGCGATGATCCGGCATTGTCTTCTTTTGCTTCCAAGCTCAG GCCAATCAATGTGCCATGTAGATGGAACTCAACCACAGGGAGACCTAAAGAACACaacagaaaacaaaaaacaccATCTTTTCCAAGCAATGCACCTTCCTACCCTGAAGATAGTTATTACATGGAAAACGAATACAGTGACAATTTCAGAAGCTCCTATGTTAAAGTTTCGCGACAAGTTTCATCCCCGGAAACAATTAGTATCGAACCAAATTCGTTTCGAAGCATGAGAGTACCTGCGGATGATATAGAGTTCAATTCCCCTGCATCTCCTGCCTCTTCACTTTGTCAAGAACCCGAGGCAAGTGTCAGTGTCCGATGTAGTACAATGCAACAAGAAGTAATGGAAGaggatgaagatgaagatgaagttATGAGTTCTTATGTTATTGAGATCAATTCTGATTATAGAGAAGTTTCCAGTGAAGCAATTTCGATCGACGAAGCGATTGCTTGGGCAAAGGAGAAGTTCCAATCACATAGTTTTGAGAGACAGGACAAGAAAGATGATTCTGCTGAGTTACAAGTGGACTCACACGGAAGCACACAATCTCCAAAG GAAGAGGAACTTAAGAATTGGAGAAGTGAAGAAGAATCAGAACAATCAGAAAAATAT AAATTACAAACCGAGATGGATTTATTGGATGAAGATATCCGGCTGTGGTCAGCCGGAAAAGAAACCAACATCCGCTCGCTGCTTTCGACCTTGCATCAT ATATTATGGGACAACAGCGGTTGGTATGCAGTGCCTCTGACAAGCATTATTGAAAGTTCAAATGTAAAGAAGGCATATCAGAAAGCAAGATTATGTCTCCATCCAGACAAATTGCAACAAAGAGGAGCTACAGTCCCTCAAAAGTTTGTTGCAGAAAAGGCCTTTTCCATTCTTCAG GATGCTTGGGCTGCATTCATCTCTCAAGATGTTTTCTTCAACTAG
- the LOC126680900 gene encoding transcription termination factor MTEF1, chloroplastic — protein sequence MPVTAATALHSTLCFSSQTPSNAHNPLTNLSAKPTKSLLHKHPLYTPLQTNITTQIQEKILCLEIMGIDSGEALSQNPHLHSASLDSIHAIISFLHLKGVRQSDLARIFGMCPQLLTSNVKSDLTPVFDFLQYNLKVPENNFRKVVNKNPRLLICSVRDQLKPCLNYLQRLGFKDLGNLAYQDSILLVSNVENTLVPKLKYLESIGLSEDEAIGMVLRCPSLFTFSVEHNFKPKFEYFVEEMKRDLEELKEFPQYFSFSLENRIKPRYLEISESRVEMSLAVMLKSTDEEFKELLSGGGG from the coding sequence ATGCCAGTTACAGCAGCAACAGCTTTACACTCAACTCTCTGTTTCTCATCCCAAACACCTTCAAATGCACACAACCCACTCACCAACTTATCAGCAAAGCCAACCAAAAGCCTCCTCCACAAGCACCCCCTCTACACCCCACTCCAAACCAACATAACCACCCAAATTCAAGAGAAAATCCTATGCCTAGAGATCATGGGAATCGACTCCGGCGAAGCGTTATCTCAAAACCCGCATCTCCATTCCGCTTCGCTCGATTCAATCCACGCAATCATCTCGTTTCTTCACTTGAAAGGCGTCCGACAAAGCGACTTGGCGCGAATATTCGGCATGTGCCCTCAACTCCTCACCTCCAACGTAAAATCTGACCTCACCCCAGTCTTTGATTTCTTGCAATACAATCTAAAGGTGCCCGAAAATAATTTTCGGAAAGTTGTTAATAAGAATCCAAGGCTGCTTATATGTAGCGTTAGAGACCAGCTTAAACCGTGTTTAAACTATCTTCAAAGACTTGGGTTTAAAGACTTAGGAAATTTAGCTTATCAAGATTCTATATTGTTGGTTTCTAATGTGGAGAACACATTGGTTCCTAAGCTTAAGTATTTGGAGAGTATTGGATTGTCTGAAGATGAGGCTATTGGTATGGTTTTGAGATGTCCTTCATTGTTTACTTTTAGTGTAGAGCATAATTTTAAGCCTAAGTTTGAGTATTTTGTTGAGGAAATGAAGAGGGATTTGGAGGAGTTGAAGGAGTTTCCTCAgtatttttcttttagtttgGAGAATAGGATTAAGCCAAGATATTTGGAGATTAGTGAGAGTAGAGTTGAGATGTCTTTGGCAGTTATGCTTAAGAGTACTGATGAAGAGTTTAAAGAGTTGCTTAGTGGAGGAGGTGGATAA
- the LOC126680898 gene encoding uncharacterized protein LOC126680898, with protein MASRGGGGGAGSSNGGRTRVGRYELGRTLGEGTFAKVKFARNIETGENVAIKILDKEKVLKHKMIGQIKREISTMKLIRHPNVIRMYEVMASKTKIYIVLEFVTGGELFDKIASRGRLKEDEARKYFQQLINAVDYCHSRGVYHRDLKPENLLLDATGVLKVSDFGLSALPQQFREDGLLHTTCGTPNYVAPEVINNKGYDGAKADLWSCGVILFVLMAGFLPFEESNLMALYKKIFKADFTCPPWFSTSAKKLIKRILDPNPLTRITFAEVIENDWFKKGYKPPTFEQAEVSLDDVNSIFNETVEGANLVVERRESSIGPVAPITMNAFELISTSQGLNLSNLFEKQMGLVKRETRFTSKSSANEIISKIEETAMPLGFQVKKNNFKMKLQGEKTGRKGHLSIATEILEVAPSLYMVELRKSGGDTLEFHKFYKNLSAGLKDIVWKTVDEEKEGEVERNGAAVTVEKFKGKKKKKKLKMREEVISSGGTMDPTPAASSAGASSPAVPGNVSKATASLSGIGSQVPWTSMSTSAGGSSRPSCRPWERGDLLRRLATFKPSNWSGKPKISSSLACAQRGWINTDVDKIVCEACDACLSFVLLPSWTQAEVETAGEAFAKQLDDGHKVSCHWRGNSCPESLVQFPPTPQSALIGGYKDRSDGLSQFQFLPIVAASAVDKMRVSRGLMVDRFLSQSHNFTSVEGDFKSEGIPELETSRDGAFCLYSRAQKVISLCGWEPRWLLNVQDCEENSAQSARNGSFGPAQAQIHLSYDPSSSKKSYSASGKKDTEKNKLLAVDSRCDSRSPLLDCSLCGATVRILDFTTVPRPARFTPTNIDIPDGGKKLALTRGVSAASGISGWVAADDTEKEQTEDREEVATTDKGKLLKNADVDLNLTMAGGLPFIHADRAAILENVNDVDMGRDLMIGQPAGSEVGDRAASYESRGPSSRKRSLEIGGSSDDRAHLVIQPADSVEGIVIDRDGEEVTDGGQFSAGPSKRARDSDFFDTHCSAYHRDSSGAGPSHSVGIDIFGDGNRGNLFRQGSDRVLGIPSARGSTRASSVIAMDTVCHSADDNSMDSVENRPGDIDDVQFPSSSTYGNLDMNEASELNYSNQAQQSICFRPAAEIARGEMGVSSTNDGEEIFNAETTTAQARDGLSFGISGGSVGMCASHEAEIHGADVSVHRTYSVVGDAEPRIEDVDNQGQTGESAPGPGLMDEIIPDETREDAHGDSQELLSRSVERADSGSKIDGSMKAESVESGEKVSQNCKFSLDNNAHPSLSCNANIESGYQTTKTVVSKAGKSSSTNNCPRVESDYALANGIGPPKYESNYEEPLEFDPIIHHNQFCPWVNGNVAAAGCTSRGSSNNADTAAFCGWQLTLEALDAVRSLGHIPIQTVQSESAASLYKDDHQTPCRKLLRGHSMSRSHGQH; from the exons atgGCGTCGAGAGGAGGCGGAGGCGGTGCAGGGAGTAGTAACGGTGGTCGGACTCGGGTTGGGAGATATGAGTTAGGGAGGACGTTGGGGGAAGGTACGTTTGCGAAAGTGAAGTTTGCGAGGAATATTGAAACGGGTGAAAACGTTGCTATTAAGATTCTTGATAAAGAAAAAGTTCTTAAGCATAAAATGATCGGTCAG ATTAAACGAGAAATTTCGACCATGAAACTCATTAGACACCCAAACGTGATCCGTATGTATGag GTGATGGCCAGCAAGACAAAAATATATATCGTTCTGGAATTTGTTACTGGTGGTGAactttttgataaaatt GCAAGTAGAGGGAGGCTGAAAGAGGATGAAGCAAGAAAGTATTTTCAGCAGCTTATTAATGCTGTAGATTACTGCCATAGTAGAGGCGTGTACCATAGAGATTTAAAG CCTGAGAATTTGCTACTGGATGCCACTGGGGTTCTCAAAGTCTCAGATTTTGGACTAAGTGCATTACCTCAACAATTTCGA GAAGATGGTTTACTTCACACAACATGCGGAACACCAAATTATGTTGCTCCAGAG GTCATCAACAATAAAGGCTATGATGGAGCCAAGGCAGATTTATGGTCTTGTGGTGTGATACTCTTTGTCTTAATGGCTGGTTTCTTGCCTTTTGAAGAATCCAATCTTATGGCTCTCTACAAGAAG ATTTTTAAGGCCGACTTCACTTGTCCTCCATGGTTCTCTACCAGTGcaaagaaactaataaaaagaaTTTTGGATCCTAATCCTCTGACG CGCATTACTTTCGCTGAGGTTATTGAAAATGACTGGTTTAAAAAAGGATATAAGCCGCCTACTTTTGAACAAGCTGAAGTTAGCCTTGATGATGTGAACTCTATTTTTAATGAAACAGTG GAGGGTGCAAACCTTGTCGTGGAGAGGCGAGAATCTTCTATTGGGCCAGTGGCACCTATAACTATGAATGCTTTTGAACTTATCTCTACATCGCAGGGTCTCAACCTTAGTAATCTTTTTGAGAAACAAATG GGACTTGTGAAACGAGAAACAAGATTTACATCCAAAAGTTCTGCTAATGAGATAATCTCAAAGATTGAAGAGACTGCAATGCCTTTGGGTTTCCAAGTGAAGAAAAATAACTTTAAG ATGAAGCTTCAAGGAGAGAAGACTGGACGCAAGGGTCATCTATCTATTGCAACCGAA ATCCTTGAGGTGGCTCCTTCTCTCTATATGGTTGAGCTTCGGAAATCAGGCGGAGATACTCTGGAATTTCACAAG TTTTACAAGAACCTGTCAGCTGGATTAAAAGATATTGTTTGGAAAACAGTTGATGAAGagaaggaaggagaagtcgAGAGAAATG GCGCTGCTGTG ACTGTAGAGAAAttcaaaggaaaaaaaaagaaaaaaaaattaaaaatgagggaAGAAGTTATCAGCTCCGGCGGGACCATGGATCCCACTCCGGCCGCCAG TTCTGCTGGAGCATCGTCGCCGGCGGTTCCGGGGAATGTTTCGAAAGCAACGGCTTCTTTATCTGGTATTGGCTCACAAGTGCCGTGGACCTCGATGAGCACTAGTGCTGGTGGATCGTCGAGGCCTTCTTGTAGGCCGTGGGAACGCGGGGATTTGTTGAGACGGTTGGCTACTTTTAAGCCTTCCAATTGGTCTGGGAAGCCTAAG ATCTCAAGTTCATTGGCTTGTGCCCAAAGAGGTTGGATAAATACTGATGTCGATAAAATCGTCTGTGAGGCATGCGATGCCTGCCtgagttttgttttgttaccaTCCTGGACTCAAGCTGAAG TTGAAACTGCTGGTGAAGCCTTTGCCAAACAACTGGATGATGGCCACAAAGTCAGCTGTCACTGGAGAGGGAACAGCTGCCCAGAAAGTTTGGTGCAGTTCCCTCCAACTCCTCAGTCTGCTTTAATTGGTGGATACAAAGACAGAAGTGATGGACTCTCGCAGTTTCAATTTCTTCCTATAGTTGCTGCATCTGCAGTCGACAAGATGCGTGTTTCTCGGGGTTTAATGGTTGATCGCTTTTTATCTCAGTCCCATAATTTTACTTCTGTGGAAGGAGACTTCAAGTCAGAGGGCATACCAGAACTTGAAACCTCTAGAGATGGAGCCTTCTGTTTGTATTCACGT GCCCAAAAAGTTATAAGTTTGTGTGGATGGGAACCAAGATGGCTTCTAAACGTTCAAGACTGTGAAGAAAATTCAGCCCAATCAGCACGGAATGGTTCATTTGGCCCTGCTCAGGCTCAAATCCATCTTTCATATGATCCTAGTTCAAGCAAGAAATCATACTCTGCCTCAGGCAAAAAGGACACTGAAAAGAACAAACTGTTAGCTGTTGACTCGAGATGTGATTCCAGGTCGCCCTTGTTGGATTGCAGCTTATGTGGTGCTACTGTCAGAATACTGGATTTTACGACTGTTCCTCGACCTGCTCGTTTTACTCCCACCAACATTGATATTCCTGATGGAGGCAAAAAATTAGCATTGACACGTGGAGTAAGTGCAGCTAGTGGAATAAGTGGTTGGGTTGCTGCTGATGATACAGAGAAAGAACAAACAGAAGACCGCGAAGAAGTGGCAACAACAGACAAGGGAAAATTGCTGAAGAATGCTGACGTTGATTTAAATCTTACTATGGCAGGCGGCTTACCTTTTATTCATGCAGACAGGGCCGCAATACTTGAAAATGTTAATGATGTGGACATGGGGAGAGATTTGATGATTGGTCAACCTGCAGGCAGTGAGGTAGGCGATCGTGCTGCTTCATATGAATCACGAGGACCAAGTTCTCGGAAACGGAGCCTGGAAATAGGTGGCAGCTCGGATGATAGGGCTCACTTGGTAATTCAGCCTGCCGATAGTGTTGAAGGAATTGTTATCGatcgtgatggtgaggaagtcACTGATGGGGGGCAATTTTCAGCTGGACCCTCAAAACGTGCTCGTGACTCGGATTTTTTTGATACACACTGTTCAGCTTATCACAGAGACTCATCTGGGGCTGGTCCTAGTCATTCAGTGGGTATTGACATTTTTGGGGATGGAAACAGAGGGAATTTATTTCGTCAAGGAAGTGATCGAGTTCTAGGAATCCCGTCAGCTAGGGGTTCAACACGTGCTTCTTCTGTCATTGCAATGGACACAGTCTGTCACAGTGCAGATGATAACTCTATGGACAGTGTTGAAAACCGCCCTGGAGATATTGATGATGTTCAATTCCCCTCATCTAGTACATATGGCAATCTGGACATGAATGAGGCTTCTGAGCTGAATTATAGCAATCAAGCCCAGCAAAGCATTTGTTTCAGACCTGCTGCTGAAATAGCTCGTGGGGAAATGGGTGTTAGTAGTACGAATGATGGTGAAGAAATTTTTAACGCAGAAACTACAACAGCTCAGGCTAGGGATGGTCTTAGTTTTGGCATTAGTGGAGGCAGCGTTGGCATGTGTGCTAGTCATGAAGCAGAAATCCATGGTGCTGATGTTTCTGTCCACAGAACATATAGTGTGGTTGGTGATGCGGAGCCCAGAATTGAAGATGTTGACAATCAAGGTCAGACTGGTGAATCTGCTCCTGGTCCTGGACTAATGGATGAGATTATTCCAGATGAAACAAGGGAAGATGCTCATGGTGATAGTCAGGAGCTGTTGTCTCGATCGGTGGAAAGGGCTGATAGTGGCTCAAAAATAGATGGTTCTATGAAGGCAGAATCTGTTGAAAGTGGTGAAAAGGTAAGTCAAAACTGCAAGTTTTCCCTGGATAACAATGCGCACCCGTCTCTTTCCTGCAATGCAAATATCGAATCTGGCTATCAAACAACCAAGACAGTTGTGAGCAAGGCTGGAAAATCATCCTCCACAAACAATTGTCCACGCGTGGAATCAGATTATGCACTTGCCAATGGCATAG GGCCTCCAAAATACGAAAGCAATTATGAAGAGCCTCTTGAGTTTGATCCAATTATTCATCACAATCAGTTCTGTCCATGGGTGAATGGAAATGTTGCTGCTGCTGGTTGTACTAGTCGTGGTTCTAGCAATAATGCTGATACTGCTGCATTCTGCGGAtggcaattgacattggaagcTTTAGACGCAGTGCGTTCCTTGGGACATATTCCAATTCAAACAGTACAGTCCGAGTCCGCGGCATCATTATACAAG GATGATCATCAAACTCCGTGTCGGAAGCTCCTTCGTGGGCATTCTATGAGCAGAAGCCACGGGCAGCATTGA